A stretch of the Nicotiana tabacum cultivar K326 chromosome 6, ASM71507v2, whole genome shotgun sequence genome encodes the following:
- the LOC107761401 gene encoding uncharacterized protein LOC107761401 gives MESALLYTAPATTSSSSILLNRRGTFLRPLDAPFHLPFSKSYVKCWGFSLSFRKPRKCKIFSCNVKVEDEACELVNGVELSIEDGVDSIDAYLCNAVKNNNGTGILLLSDIFGYEDSFTRDFAYRVACNGYNVLVPDLFRGNPWGKDKSQASFEQWRGNLDKQRVVRDIFTSTKWMVNEFVAAGISKKFGVIGFCFGGGLLIDILAQDQGSQFGVGISFYGTRIDVSVASKIKVPLLLIAGDNDSLCPVNVLREVEKNANGCKVVVFEGRGHGFAHRPQSLDDDKDAEEAFLMMRNWLHDGLVSEN, from the exons ATGGAGTCGGCCCTTCTGTATACAGCTCCAGCAACTACAAGTAGTAGCAGCATTCTCCTTAATAGGAGGGGGACATTCTTGCGACCGCTTGATGCTCCATTCCATCTTCCATTTTCA AAAAGCTACGTGAAGTGTTGGGGGTTTTCGTTATCCTTCAGAAAGCCTAGGAAATGCAAAATCTTTAGTTGCAATGTGAAAGTAGAGGATGAGGCTTGTGAATTGGTTAACGGAGTTGAGCTTTCCATTGAGGATGGAGTTGATAGCATTGATGCTTATCTTTGCAACGCGGTAAAGAACAACAATGGTACTGGCATTTTGCTCTTATCTGATATCTTTGGATATGAGGACTCATTTACCAGAGATTTTGCATATCGCGTTGCATGCAATGGGTACAA TGTTCTGGTACCAGATTTGTTTCGTGGCAATCCATGGGGAAAGGACAAATCTCAGGCTTCGTTTGAGCAATGGCGTGGTAACCTAGACAAACAACGGGTTGTGAGAGACATCTTCACATCGACAAAATGGATGGTCAATGAATTTGTGGCTGCAGGAATCTCAAAGAAGTTTGGTGTCATTGGATTTTGCTTTGGAGGTGGCCTATTAATAGACATATTGGCTCAAGACCAGGGTTCTCAGTTTGGTGTTGGGATCTCATTTTATGGCACACGGATTGACGTATCTGTTGCTAGCAAGATTAAGGTTCCGCTACTACTCATTGCAGGTGATAACGATTCACTTTGTCCTGTAAATGTGTTGAGGGAGGTCGAGAAAAATGCCAATGGTTGCAAAGTTGTGGTTTTTGAGGGACGGGGTCATGGTTTTGCCCATCGACCACAATCTTTAGACGACGATAAAGATGCAGAAGAGGCTTTCTTGATGATGAGAAACTGGCTGCATGATGGCTTAGTTTCTGAAAATTGA